In one window of Juglans regia cultivar Chandler chromosome 3, Walnut 2.0, whole genome shotgun sequence DNA:
- the LOC108999343 gene encoding alpha-L-arabinofuranosidase 1-like isoform X2 gives MGSCNVPYMSVLLLCFFIGSFFVPQCLSIGDDANQTAFLLVNASEALGRPIPETLFGIFFEEINHAGAGGLWAELVSNRGFEAGGPEIPSNIDPWSIIGDEYSSLTLSTERSSCFEHNKVALRMEILCDTEGTNTCPAGGVGIYNPGFWGMGHGFRSELAEMLADLKPKFIRFPGGSFVEGDWLRNAFRWKATIGPWEERPGHFGDIWMYWTDDGLGYFEFLQLSEDLGALPVWVFNNGISHNDQVSTSSVMPFVQEALDSIEFARGYPNSTWGSMRAAMGHPEPFDLRHVALGNEDCGKKNYRGNYLKFYNAIKKAYPDVKIITNCDRFSQKLDHPADLYDYHVYKSAKDMFSMAHRFDLISRKGPKAFVSEYAVNGVNAGKGNLLAALAEAAFLIGIEQNSDVVSMASYAPLFVNDNDRRWSPDAVVFNSSQLYGTPSYWAQHFFRESSSATVLHSTLQTNTSTSQLIASAIMWENSGDNKSYLRIKIVNFGNDTVNLKISVDGLEPNSTIQLSGSTKTVLTSGNPMDENSFNEPTKVKKTQSPLENAGKDMDVILLPYSLTSFDLLKGSSDLRTTARTDYFSRSSF, from the exons ATGGGTTCTTGCAATGTTCCTTACATGAGTGTTCTTCTGCTTTGCTTTTTCATTGGGAGTTTTTTTGTGCCTCAGTGTCTTTCTATTGGAGATGACGCCAACCAAACAGCATTTCTTCTTGTAAATGCTTCTGAAGCATTGGGACGGCCAATACCCGAAACActttttggaatattttttgag GAGATTAACCATGCCGGTGCTGGAGGGTTGTGGGCAGAGCTTGTGAGCAACAGAG GTTTTGAAGCTGGAGGACCAGAGATCCCCTCAAACATAGACCCTTGGTCTATTATTGGGGATGAGTACTCATCCCTTACACTGTCCACGGAGCGCTCATCATGTTTTGAGCACAATAAGGTTGCACTCCGAATGGAGATACTATGTGACACAGAAGGTACCAATACCTGTCCTGCTGGGGGTGTTGGTATTTATAACCCGGGCTTTTGGGGCATG GGACATGGTTTCCGTAGTGAGCTTGCTGAAATGCTGGCAGATCTAAAGCCAAAATTTATCAGATTTCCAG GTGGCTCCTTTGTTGAAGGTGATTGGTTAAGAAATGCATTTCGTTGGAAAGCAACCATTGGACCCTGGGAGGAGAGACCGGGGCACTTTGGTGATATTTGGATGTACTGGACGGATGATGGACTTGGTTACTTTGAGTTTCTACAA CTATCAGAGGACCTAGGTGCATTGCCAGTATGGGTGTTCAATAATG GGATCAGTCATAATGATCAAGTTAGTACTTCCAGTGTCATGCCTTTTGTGCAA GAAGCCCTCGATAGTATTGAGTTTGCTAGAGGTTATCCTAATTCTACATGGGGCTCTATGCGAGCTGCAATGGGACATCCAGAACCTTTTGACTTGAGACATGTTGCTCTTGGGAATGAGGATTGCGGGAAAAAGAATTACCGAG GAAATTACCTCAAGTTCTATAATGCCATAAAGAAGGCTTATCCAGACGTCAAAATTATCACAAATTGTGACAGGTTTTCTCAAAAGTTGGATCACCCTGCAGATTTGTATGATTATCAT GTTTATAAATCTGCCAAGGACATGTTTTCGATGGCTCATCGGTTCGATCTTATATCACGTAAAGGTCCAAAG GCTTTTGTAAGTGAGTATGCTGTAAATGGGGTTAATGCTGGCAAAGGAAATCTTTTAGCAGCACTGGCCGAGGCTGCATTCCTTATTGGGATTGAACAGAACAG TGATGTAGTTAGCATGGCAAGCTATGCACCACTTTTTGTGAATGACAATGACAGGCG GTGGAGTCCAGATGCAGTTGTCTTTAACTCTTCACAGCTATATGGAACACCAAGCTACTGGGCACAACACTTTTTCAGGGAGTCAAGTTCAGCAACTGTTCTTCATTCAACACTCCAAACAAATACATCCACTTCCCAGCTTATTGCATCTGCAATTATGTGGGAAAACTCGGGTGATAACAAGAGTTACCTAAGAATAAAG attGTGAACTTTGGGAATGACACAGTTAATCTCAAGATAAGTGTGGACGGATTGGAGCCCAACTCCACAATACAGTTATCCGGGTCGACAAAGACCGTACTCACCTCTGGTAATCCGATGGATGAGAATTCCTTCAACGAGCCAACTAAG GTCAAAAAGACCCAGAGTCCACTTGAAAATGCTGGCAAGGACATGGATGTCATACTCCTTCCATATTCTCTCACTTCATTTGATCTGTTAAAAGGATCAAGCGACCTCAGAACTACTGCAAGAACTGATTATTTCTCTAGATCATCTTTTTAA
- the LOC108999343 gene encoding alpha-L-arabinofuranosidase 1-like isoform X1, which translates to MGSCNVPYMSVLLLCFFIGSFFVPQCLSIGDDANQTAFLLVNASEALGRPIPETLFGIFFEEINHAGAGGLWAELVSNRGFEAGGPEIPSNIDPWSIIGDEYSSLTLSTERSSCFEHNKVALRMEILCDTEGTNTCPAGGVGIYNPGFWGMNIEKGKKYKVVLYVRSLGAINVSMSLTGPNGLETLATHDIIASSCEVSNWTKMEVLLEANATNPNSRLQLTTTRKGVIWFDQVSAMPMDTYKGHGFRSELAEMLADLKPKFIRFPGGSFVEGDWLRNAFRWKATIGPWEERPGHFGDIWMYWTDDGLGYFEFLQLSEDLGALPVWVFNNGISHNDQVSTSSVMPFVQEALDSIEFARGYPNSTWGSMRAAMGHPEPFDLRHVALGNEDCGKKNYRGNYLKFYNAIKKAYPDVKIITNCDRFSQKLDHPADLYDYHVYKSAKDMFSMAHRFDLISRKGPKAFVSEYAVNGVNAGKGNLLAALAEAAFLIGIEQNSDVVSMASYAPLFVNDNDRRWSPDAVVFNSSQLYGTPSYWAQHFFRESSSATVLHSTLQTNTSTSQLIASAIMWENSGDNKSYLRIKIVNFGNDTVNLKISVDGLEPNSTIQLSGSTKTVLTSGNPMDENSFNEPTKVKKTQSPLENAGKDMDVILLPYSLTSFDLLKGSSDLRTTARTDYFSRSSF; encoded by the exons ATGGGTTCTTGCAATGTTCCTTACATGAGTGTTCTTCTGCTTTGCTTTTTCATTGGGAGTTTTTTTGTGCCTCAGTGTCTTTCTATTGGAGATGACGCCAACCAAACAGCATTTCTTCTTGTAAATGCTTCTGAAGCATTGGGACGGCCAATACCCGAAACActttttggaatattttttgag GAGATTAACCATGCCGGTGCTGGAGGGTTGTGGGCAGAGCTTGTGAGCAACAGAG GTTTTGAAGCTGGAGGACCAGAGATCCCCTCAAACATAGACCCTTGGTCTATTATTGGGGATGAGTACTCATCCCTTACACTGTCCACGGAGCGCTCATCATGTTTTGAGCACAATAAGGTTGCACTCCGAATGGAGATACTATGTGACACAGAAGGTACCAATACCTGTCCTGCTGGGGGTGTTGGTATTTATAACCCGGGCTTTTGGGGCATG aatattgagaaaggaaagaaatacaAAGTGGTTCTGTATGTTCGTTCATTAGGAGCAATTAATGTATCCATGTCATTGACGGGCCCAAATGGCTTGGAGACACTGGCAACTCATGACATAAT AGCTTCTTCTTGTGAAGTCTCAAATTGGACAAAGATGGAGGTCCTGTTGGAAGCCAATGCCACAAATCCTAATTCAAGACTTCAATTGACTACAACCAGAAAAGGAGTTATTTGGTTTGACCAAGTGTCAGCAATGCCCATGGATACATATAAG GGACATGGTTTCCGTAGTGAGCTTGCTGAAATGCTGGCAGATCTAAAGCCAAAATTTATCAGATTTCCAG GTGGCTCCTTTGTTGAAGGTGATTGGTTAAGAAATGCATTTCGTTGGAAAGCAACCATTGGACCCTGGGAGGAGAGACCGGGGCACTTTGGTGATATTTGGATGTACTGGACGGATGATGGACTTGGTTACTTTGAGTTTCTACAA CTATCAGAGGACCTAGGTGCATTGCCAGTATGGGTGTTCAATAATG GGATCAGTCATAATGATCAAGTTAGTACTTCCAGTGTCATGCCTTTTGTGCAA GAAGCCCTCGATAGTATTGAGTTTGCTAGAGGTTATCCTAATTCTACATGGGGCTCTATGCGAGCTGCAATGGGACATCCAGAACCTTTTGACTTGAGACATGTTGCTCTTGGGAATGAGGATTGCGGGAAAAAGAATTACCGAG GAAATTACCTCAAGTTCTATAATGCCATAAAGAAGGCTTATCCAGACGTCAAAATTATCACAAATTGTGACAGGTTTTCTCAAAAGTTGGATCACCCTGCAGATTTGTATGATTATCAT GTTTATAAATCTGCCAAGGACATGTTTTCGATGGCTCATCGGTTCGATCTTATATCACGTAAAGGTCCAAAG GCTTTTGTAAGTGAGTATGCTGTAAATGGGGTTAATGCTGGCAAAGGAAATCTTTTAGCAGCACTGGCCGAGGCTGCATTCCTTATTGGGATTGAACAGAACAG TGATGTAGTTAGCATGGCAAGCTATGCACCACTTTTTGTGAATGACAATGACAGGCG GTGGAGTCCAGATGCAGTTGTCTTTAACTCTTCACAGCTATATGGAACACCAAGCTACTGGGCACAACACTTTTTCAGGGAGTCAAGTTCAGCAACTGTTCTTCATTCAACACTCCAAACAAATACATCCACTTCCCAGCTTATTGCATCTGCAATTATGTGGGAAAACTCGGGTGATAACAAGAGTTACCTAAGAATAAAG attGTGAACTTTGGGAATGACACAGTTAATCTCAAGATAAGTGTGGACGGATTGGAGCCCAACTCCACAATACAGTTATCCGGGTCGACAAAGACCGTACTCACCTCTGGTAATCCGATGGATGAGAATTCCTTCAACGAGCCAACTAAG GTCAAAAAGACCCAGAGTCCACTTGAAAATGCTGGCAAGGACATGGATGTCATACTCCTTCCATATTCTCTCACTTCATTTGATCTGTTAAAAGGATCAAGCGACCTCAGAACTACTGCAAGAACTGATTATTTCTCTAGATCATCTTTTTAA